The Methanocella arvoryzae MRE50 genome includes a region encoding these proteins:
- a CDS encoding AbrB/MazE/SpoVT family DNA-binding domain-containing protein: protein MESVSSKVSSQNQITLPGDVRKKLGVKPGDKVVFIEEDDRIVIKSLKDLVYEMVEGFKDLDKTDKEFRKGFDRMFREG, encoded by the coding sequence ATGGAATCGGTATCGAGTAAAGTATCGAGTCAAAACCAGATAACTCTGCCAGGCGATGTCCGAAAGAAGCTTGGGGTAAAGCCAGGCGATAAAGTAGTCTTCATCGAAGAAGATGACAGGATCGTCATCAAGAGCCTGAAAGACCTCGTCTACGAGATGGTGGAGGGGTTCAAGGACCTCGACAAAACTGACAAAGAATTCAGGAAAGGCTTCGACAGAATGTTCAGGGAAGGATAA
- a CDS encoding type II toxin-antitoxin system VapC family toxin, giving the protein MDVCLDTNVFSSGPEFLLWMEEKNVKGYLPAHAFMELSYYQMRRTDGSVANFISTLAGLDIEIVPFDRSLALIAANNALIKYDLSAHAVDYAIGAYAYKRKIPLITNNKKHFTWVDEVYTPEEFMNKHV; this is encoded by the coding sequence ATGGATGTCTGCCTCGATACAAATGTCTTCAGCAGTGGCCCGGAGTTCCTGCTCTGGATGGAAGAGAAAAATGTAAAAGGCTATCTCCCCGCCCATGCGTTCATGGAGCTTTCGTACTATCAGATGAGGAGAACGGACGGATCTGTGGCGAATTTTATCAGTACGTTAGCAGGGCTGGATATCGAGATCGTACCCTTTGATAGGTCGCTCGCCTTGATAGCGGCCAATAATGCGCTCATAAAGTACGACCTGTCGGCCCACGCCGTAGACTACGCCATCGGCGCTTATGCATACAAGCGTAAAATTCCATTGATCACCAATAATAAGAAACACTTCACGTGGGTCGATGAAGTCTATACCCCGGAAGAGTTCATGAATAAGCATGTCTGA
- a CDS encoding transposase — translation MLSKNDCTGWQMPVSCFDCQCKILSDTYLEMIEAVDWQRFSFVEKNNKRGRPSIYSKIALLKALVYMELAGIPSVSKLVRILAGDLYKLEILGFNQLPSESTFSRFKESIEIDRIMRILRSMIRDKDPDFMCMVGVDSTSLPAFNKTDPDAAWGYDHIADEMYYGYKIHLLYDLPTLAPICSVVTPANIHDTTQVLPLLEKMGSHSLLMNGLFADIAYDSREHIERLYPLGIPMINRTNRRNTKKELPRYRIQEFIPFHDITLNKLYKNRMHCEYTNYLLKEHLTLTRVKTTRILRVTIKTGLTLIARQIQVLYQLVKGANPRTTIIG, via the coding sequence ATGCTCAGTAAAAACGATTGTACGGGCTGGCAGATGCCCGTTTCTTGCTTCGACTGCCAATGCAAAATACTTTCTGACACGTACCTTGAGATGATAGAAGCGGTTGACTGGCAGCGTTTCAGCTTCGTTGAGAAGAATAATAAGCGTGGCAGGCCATCGATTTACAGTAAAATCGCTTTACTCAAAGCCCTCGTCTACATGGAGTTGGCCGGTATTCCGAGCGTTAGTAAATTGGTAAGAATACTGGCCGGTGATTTATATAAATTAGAGATCCTTGGCTTTAATCAATTGCCGAGCGAAAGCACGTTCAGCAGGTTCAAAGAAAGCATTGAGATTGACAGGATCATGCGGATTCTGAGGAGCATGATACGGGACAAAGACCCGGATTTCATGTGCATGGTCGGAGTGGACAGCACGAGCCTTCCGGCGTTTAACAAGACAGATCCGGACGCTGCGTGGGGCTACGATCATATCGCCGACGAAATGTATTACGGGTACAAAATACACCTGCTGTACGATCTTCCCACGTTAGCGCCCATCTGCAGTGTAGTGACTCCAGCCAATATTCATGACACCACACAGGTCTTGCCGCTACTAGAGAAAATGGGCTCGCACAGCCTATTGATGAACGGGCTGTTTGCTGATATTGCCTACGATTCCAGAGAGCATATCGAACGTCTTTACCCGTTGGGCATACCTATGATTAACAGGACTAACCGTAGAAACACTAAGAAAGAGCTTCCCAGGTACCGGATACAGGAGTTCATCCCCTTCCACGATATCACCCTGAACAAATTATATAAAAACCGGATGCATTGCGAGTACACCAACTACCTTTTAAAAGAACACCTCACCCTAACACGAGTAAAAACTACCAGAATCCTTCGAGTTACTATAAAGACCGGACTCACACTGATAGCACGACAAATCCAAGTACTCTACCAGCTAGTTAAAGGAGCAAACCCCCGGACCACAATCATCGGATAA
- the hgcC gene encoding HgcAB-associated protein HgcC: MVKKSKNAPEPGCCDTPAKPQLQPWKVEALVSVDERGQMVLPKDLRDRAGIKPGDKLAIVSWEKDGSICCMSLVKADALAGMVKDMLGPMVKELDPE, encoded by the coding sequence ATGGTAAAGAAGTCGAAGAACGCGCCAGAGCCAGGCTGCTGTGATACGCCTGCAAAGCCCCAATTGCAGCCCTGGAAGGTCGAAGCGCTGGTTAGCGTCGACGAACGGGGGCAGATGGTGCTCCCGAAAGATCTGAGAGACCGGGCGGGCATCAAGCCCGGGGACAAGCTGGCCATCGTGAGCTGGGAGAAAGACGGCTCAATCTGCTGCATGTCCTTAGTTAAGGCGGATGCCCTGGCAGGCATGGTCAAGGACATGCTTGGGCCGATGGTGAAGGAACTGGATCCGGAGTAG
- the hgcA gene encoding mercury methylation corrinoid protein HgcA, which produces MEASLAKSTVTEIDSEITWKNRFDHFLARWSWKRNEHLVEPGLYALGKPTKESPVFVTANYTLSFDALRSSLKGIDCYILVLNTYGINVWCAAGKGTFGTDELVNRIALTGLANVVSHKKLILPQLGAPGVNAFEVTKRSGFKVEYGPIRAADIPEYLRTGKATPEMRRVKFPVADRIVLIPVELVASLIPAILLTIAGFLTGGLVSALAAVTAVLAGVVLFPVLLPYLPTKDYSTKGLFLGLVLALPFAGYTYLSNSPATVWTVLWMLTFLLIMPPITAYLSLNFTGSTPYPSRTGVRKEIYRYIPVMAVMAGIGTLIQLTVAALNFLKVI; this is translated from the coding sequence GTGGAAGCATCGCTCGCAAAATCGACGGTAACTGAGATCGACAGTGAAATAACCTGGAAAAATCGATTCGACCACTTCCTTGCACGCTGGTCCTGGAAGCGCAATGAGCACCTGGTAGAGCCCGGCCTGTATGCGCTGGGCAAACCCACGAAAGAGTCGCCAGTCTTCGTGACCGCGAACTATACCTTAAGCTTCGACGCCCTGCGATCCTCGCTGAAAGGTATCGATTGCTATATACTTGTCCTTAATACCTATGGCATCAACGTCTGGTGCGCTGCCGGAAAAGGCACCTTCGGGACAGATGAGCTTGTCAACAGGATAGCATTGACTGGGCTGGCTAACGTCGTGTCCCATAAGAAACTCATCCTGCCTCAGCTTGGCGCTCCGGGCGTCAATGCATTCGAAGTGACTAAGCGAAGCGGGTTCAAGGTGGAATACGGCCCCATCCGGGCTGCCGATATCCCGGAGTACCTGAGAACAGGAAAGGCCACACCGGAGATGCGCAGAGTGAAGTTCCCGGTGGCAGACCGGATCGTGCTGATACCTGTGGAGCTGGTCGCCTCCCTGATCCCGGCGATACTGCTTACGATCGCCGGCTTTCTCACCGGCGGCCTGGTCTCCGCCCTCGCGGCCGTGACAGCAGTGCTTGCAGGCGTAGTGCTCTTCCCGGTGCTGCTCCCGTACCTGCCCACGAAGGACTACAGCACCAAAGGGCTGTTCCTCGGGCTGGTACTGGCACTCCCGTTCGCCGGGTACACATACCTGAGCAACTCCCCTGCGACTGTCTGGACGGTTTTGTGGATGCTGACCTTCCTGCTGATCATGCCGCCCATCACGGCCTACCTGTCCCTGAACTTTACCGGCTCGACGCCGTACCCGTCCAGGACTGGCGTCCGCAAGGAGATCTACAGGTACATACCGGTAATGGCAGTCATGGCTGGCATTGGCACTCTCATTCAGCTGACAGTGGCAGCACTTAATTTCCTGAAGGTGATCTGA
- the hgcB gene encoding mercury methylation ferredoxin HgcB: protein MFNSYTDNTLEYYPDKCVGCGMCWNVCPHAVFGQEERKSTNLLMKAKTVAKLERKEACMECGACQLNCPSGAIKVQSGVGCAAAMIRAALTGGPEVCGDGGCCGSSTTEQSCGCGEKK, encoded by the coding sequence ATGTTCAACTCTTACACAGACAATACGCTGGAGTACTACCCGGACAAGTGCGTCGGCTGTGGCATGTGCTGGAACGTCTGCCCTCACGCCGTCTTCGGGCAGGAAGAGCGCAAGAGCACAAACCTGCTGATGAAGGCGAAGACCGTGGCAAAGCTGGAGCGCAAGGAGGCCTGCATGGAGTGCGGCGCCTGCCAGCTCAACTGTCCCTCGGGCGCCATCAAGGTCCAGAGCGGAGTAGGCTGCGCTGCCGCCATGATTCGTGCGGCGCTCACCGGAGGGCCGGAAGTCTGCGGGGACGGGGGCTGCTGTGGTAGCAGCACCACTGAGCAGTCCTGCGGTTGTGGAGAGAAAAAGTAG
- a CDS encoding RDD family protein has product MRSISPHDTSFDPVHPVLEPPVLNYAGFLIRLVAFLIDSLIMGVIGFIIMIPAMIIYFTAFFMSTASEDLGVMLIMIAVLVLLISILVVIAAMVVYSAWFESSKYQGTPGKILLRLKVVGEDGERISFVTAALRYILKMLFSNFFYIGFIFILLNDKKQGLYDLLLKTCVIKDE; this is encoded by the coding sequence TTGAGAAGCATCAGTCCTCACGATACCAGTTTCGATCCTGTGCACCCTGTTCTTGAGCCCCCTGTCTTAAACTATGCCGGCTTCCTTATCCGGCTGGTGGCATTTCTGATCGACTCTCTAATAATGGGCGTTATCGGATTTATCATCATGATCCCTGCCATGATCATCTACTTTACGGCGTTTTTCATGAGCACCGCCTCAGAAGATCTCGGCGTCATGCTGATTATGATCGCAGTCCTTGTGCTCCTCATCTCGATCCTGGTAGTGATCGCCGCGATGGTGGTGTACAGCGCGTGGTTCGAGAGCTCGAAGTATCAGGGCACTCCCGGGAAAATCCTGCTCAGGCTAAAGGTGGTCGGCGAAGACGGCGAGCGCATCAGCTTCGTGACAGCGGCGCTCAGGTACATCCTCAAGATGCTGTTCAGCAATTTCTTCTACATCGGCTTCATCTTCATCCTGCTCAACGATAAAAAACAGGGGCTGTATGACCTGCTGCTGAAGACCTGCGTGATAAAAGACGAGTGA
- a CDS encoding transposase, translating into MHSKNVGTGWQMPVSCFDCHCKILSDIPLMMLEAVDWQRFRYLEKNNKIGRPPQYSRIALLRALLYMELANLSSVSELVRILKGDNYKMRILGFDQLPSESTFSRFKDQVDTDRIMVLLTSMIWKKNPDFMSMVGVDSTSLPAFTRSDPEASWGYDHINDKMYYGYKIHLLYDLITLAPICSIVTPANMHDTTQLLPLQRKMGSRILLVKGLFADIAYDSKEHLERIYPIGIPLINRVNRRNTKKELPRYRIQEYIPFHDITMNKLYKNRMHCEYTNYLLKEHLTLKRVKTTGILRVTVKTGLTLIARQIQVLYQVKQGANPRTTIIE; encoded by the coding sequence ATGCATAGTAAAAACGTTGGTACGGGCTGGCAGATGCCCGTTTCTTGCTTCGATTGCCATTGTAAAATACTTTCTGACATACCGCTCATGATGCTGGAAGCGGTTGACTGGCAGCGTTTCCGATACCTCGAGAAGAATAATAAGATTGGGAGGCCTCCCCAGTACAGTCGGATCGCCTTGCTACGAGCACTTCTCTACATGGAACTGGCAAATCTCTCGAGTGTCAGTGAACTAGTAAGAATACTCAAGGGCGACAATTATAAAATGCGGATTCTCGGCTTCGACCAATTACCTAGTGAGAGCACGTTCAGCAGATTCAAAGACCAGGTAGACACCGACCGGATCATGGTCCTGTTGACAAGCATGATCTGGAAGAAAAACCCGGATTTCATGAGCATGGTTGGGGTAGACAGTACCAGCCTCCCTGCGTTCACCCGGAGTGATCCTGAGGCCTCATGGGGGTACGATCACATCAATGATAAAATGTACTACGGGTACAAAATCCACTTACTTTACGATCTGATTACACTGGCGCCGATCTGCAGTATTGTCACTCCTGCCAACATGCATGACACTACACAACTACTGCCATTACAGAGGAAAATGGGCAGTCGCATACTCCTTGTTAAGGGATTGTTCGCTGACATTGCCTATGACTCTAAAGAGCACTTGGAACGCATATACCCGATCGGCATACCATTGATCAACCGAGTTAACCGGCGGAACACGAAGAAAGAGCTACCCAGGTACCGAATACAGGAGTACATCCCCTTCCACGACATCACCATGAACAAATTATATAAAAACAGGATGCACTGCGAGTACACGAACTACCTGTTGAAAGAGCACCTCACCTTAAAACGAGTAAAAACTACCGGAATCCTTCGAGTTACTGTAAAGACCGGACTCACCCTGATAGCACGACAGATACAAGTACTCTACCAGGTTAAACAGGGAGCAAACCCCAGGACAACGATCATCGAGTGA
- the trmY gene encoding tRNA (pseudouridine(54)-N(1))-methyltransferase TrmY — MRRFVVVGHRAVTTPKFSLNDLPGGAGRMDIIARCVNASLFLSHDLRRDVEFFAILLGEPTPPVTIKFSGEHVRYLSPDERSPAALIKKALERGIPVEGEAEATPGVYISKRSFADLINGMDNLVYLHEDGEDIRSVELTGNETFVLSDHQNLTPEEEAVLEAKGAKKVSLGKKLYHADHCIVMVNWETDRR, encoded by the coding sequence ATGCGCAGGTTCGTTGTCGTGGGCCATAGGGCCGTCACTACTCCTAAATTTTCTCTGAACGATCTTCCCGGCGGAGCCGGACGGATGGACATCATCGCCAGATGTGTTAACGCATCGCTATTTCTGTCGCACGACCTGCGAAGGGATGTCGAGTTCTTCGCCATACTTCTTGGCGAGCCCACCCCGCCAGTCACCATCAAGTTCAGCGGCGAGCATGTGCGGTATCTCAGCCCGGACGAGCGGAGTCCTGCAGCCTTGATTAAGAAGGCGCTGGAGAGAGGCATACCTGTCGAAGGTGAGGCTGAGGCGACGCCTGGCGTGTACATCTCGAAGCGGTCGTTCGCCGATCTGATCAACGGCATGGATAATCTTGTATACCTGCACGAGGACGGGGAGGACATCCGGAGCGTGGAGCTGACAGGCAACGAAACCTTTGTGCTGAGCGATCACCAGAACCTGACTCCCGAAGAGGAGGCGGTGCTGGAAGCGAAGGGCGCGAAAAAAGTCAGCCTCGGCAAGAAACTGTACCACGCCGACCACTGTATTGTCATGGTGAACTGGGAGACCGACCGGCGCTGA
- a CDS encoding signal recognition particle protein Srp54: MVLDNLGTSLKDALRKIANSGKIDKEVIDEVVKDIQRAMIQADVNVKLVMKLSSTIKNRALTEAPPAGMNSKEHVLRIVYTELVNIVGKATPVALQSQTIMMVGLQGSGKTTTSAKIARYFARKGLKPAVICADTYRPGAYDQLKQLCDKLGVGFYGEAGNKDAVAIVRNGLKEMAKYDVKIVDTAGRHALETDLIQEMKDIYGLTKFDHKLLVLDAAIGQQASEQARAFNDAIGITGVVITKLDGTAKGGGALSAVSDTNTSIAFIGVGETPDDMERFDPDGFISRLLGMGDLRALVERANEVLQKDDVNVEKMMQGKFTLNDMYDQLEAINKMGPLKQIMSMLPLGGLGGNITDDMYKMTQDKLKGYKVIMDSMTAAERDDPKLIGSSRIARVAHGSGKSPEEVRELLKYHKMMQKAMKGMKGGGPGGKMNMQKIMKQMGMK, from the coding sequence ATGGTACTAGACAACCTCGGCACATCGTTGAAGGACGCGCTCAGGAAGATCGCCAACTCAGGCAAGATCGACAAAGAAGTCATCGACGAAGTGGTCAAGGACATCCAGCGGGCCATGATACAGGCCGATGTGAACGTCAAGTTGGTCATGAAACTGTCCAGCACGATCAAGAACAGGGCGCTCACCGAAGCTCCTCCTGCGGGCATGAACTCGAAGGAGCACGTGCTGCGCATAGTTTACACTGAACTGGTCAACATCGTCGGCAAGGCCACCCCGGTTGCCTTACAGTCCCAGACGATCATGATGGTAGGCCTGCAGGGTTCCGGTAAGACGACTACGTCTGCCAAGATTGCGAGGTATTTCGCCCGCAAGGGCCTGAAGCCGGCAGTCATCTGCGCGGACACCTACAGGCCCGGTGCCTACGACCAGCTGAAACAGCTTTGTGACAAGCTGGGTGTCGGGTTCTACGGTGAGGCAGGCAACAAGGATGCCGTCGCCATCGTCCGCAACGGGCTGAAAGAGATGGCAAAGTACGACGTCAAGATCGTCGACACGGCAGGCCGTCACGCTCTGGAGACCGACCTCATCCAGGAAATGAAGGACATCTACGGGCTGACCAAGTTCGACCACAAGCTGCTGGTACTCGACGCAGCCATCGGCCAGCAGGCCAGCGAACAGGCCAGAGCCTTCAACGACGCTATCGGGATTACCGGCGTAGTCATCACCAAGCTCGACGGTACCGCCAAAGGTGGCGGAGCGCTGTCGGCAGTATCTGACACTAACACTTCCATCGCCTTCATCGGTGTCGGAGAGACGCCGGACGACATGGAGCGGTTTGACCCCGACGGGTTCATCTCCCGGCTGCTAGGCATGGGCGACCTGAGAGCCCTCGTGGAACGGGCCAACGAAGTCCTGCAGAAAGACGACGTGAACGTCGAGAAGATGATGCAGGGCAAATTTACGCTCAACGACATGTACGACCAGCTCGAGGCTATCAACAAGATGGGCCCCCTCAAGCAGATCATGTCCATGCTGCCCTTAGGCGGCCTCGGCGGTAACATCACCGACGACATGTACAAGATGACCCAGGACAAGCTGAAAGGGTATAAAGTCATCATGGACTCCATGACCGCCGCAGAGCGAGACGATCCTAAACTAATAGGCAGCAGCCGCATCGCCAGAGTCGCCCACGGCTCCGGCAAGTCCCCCGAAGAAGTCCGGGAACTGCTCAAGTACCACAAGATGATGCAGAAGGCCATGAAGGGCATGAAAGGCGGCGGCCCGGGTGGCAAGATGAATATGCAAAAAATAATGAAGCAAATGGGGATGAAGTGA
- a CDS encoding ArsR/SmtB family transcription factor, protein MFNNSHELIGPRSKGENAQAETLSAAAEIFKALGDVTRLRILDVLERREMKVQEIAAALGMTQSAISHQLGTLRTLRIVKARREGRSTFYSIDDGHVKQLFDLCVEHVAHG, encoded by the coding sequence ATGTTCAACAATTCCCATGAATTGATCGGCCCCCGAAGCAAGGGAGAAAATGCGCAGGCTGAGACTCTATCTGCCGCTGCAGAGATTTTCAAGGCGCTGGGCGATGTGACCCGGCTGCGCATCCTGGACGTACTGGAGCGCCGGGAGATGAAGGTGCAGGAGATAGCGGCTGCACTGGGGATGACCCAGTCGGCCATCTCCCACCAGCTCGGCACGCTTCGGACGCTGCGCATCGTAAAGGCGCGCAGAGAAGGCCGATCAACGTTCTATTCTATAGACGATGGTCACGTAAAGCAGTTGTTTGACCTGTGCGTAGAGCACGTGGCCCACGGGTGA
- a CDS encoding heavy metal translocating P-type ATPase, whose amino-acid sequence MMEKLTTYTETCSCCVAEQMHKPEQKNGREASPDAAPGHIEVHTFEIRGLDCADCAAKLEKYVSEMPGVARAALNFSTAVLTVEHSTPVAEIGKAISGMGYTYKLQGNGSPKESFLRKYRKILSTAASGIGLAAGMAASFLGLPWYVPTLCFAFAIVTGGFYIFRSALYSLKSLTPDMNLLMTLAVAGAILINQWEEGAAVIFLFSVGSALQSYTLDRTRNSIKSLINLAPAEASVLVDGKERKVPVRSIVPGDILIIRPGERIAMDGTVVDGVSSVNQAPITGESIPVEKRKGSPVYAGTMNERGTLEVEVTTLFEENTLSKIIHMVEEAQSRKAPAQEFVDRFAKYYTPAVILVAAAIATIPPLFGMPFDTWFYRALVLLVIACPCALVISTPVSIVAAIGNASRHGVLIKGGTYLEECSRIKAIAFDKTGTLTEGRPEVTDVVTYGCSREEAIHLAASIEDRSEHPLAAAIMRANGNNGVLKAESFEAVPGAGITATVNGVRYSIGSARMFEKLGGEVQEAIAAFEAAGKTPVILGGPQGILAVFAIMDRVREESPAALKALHDARVPHLVMLTGDGEQAARAIARQTGVDEYYAGLLPEAKVSQITRLRQKYGHVAMVGDGVNDAPALAEASIGIAMGATGSDTAIETADIALMSNDLSKLSYLVKLGRRMMSVIKQNVTFSLVVKLLFIGLTLAGFSNLWMAVFADTGAAIIVILNGMRLLR is encoded by the coding sequence ATGATGGAGAAGCTAACAACCTATACCGAAACATGCAGCTGCTGCGTGGCTGAGCAGATGCACAAGCCGGAGCAGAAGAACGGCCGGGAGGCGTCGCCGGACGCCGCCCCGGGCCACATCGAAGTGCACACCTTCGAAATCCGGGGGCTGGACTGTGCAGACTGTGCGGCAAAGCTGGAAAAGTATGTCTCAGAGATGCCCGGAGTAGCCAGGGCAGCGCTAAACTTTTCTACGGCTGTTTTAACGGTAGAGCACTCGACCCCTGTAGCCGAGATTGGAAAAGCCATCTCGGGGATGGGGTACACTTACAAGCTGCAGGGCAACGGGAGCCCGAAGGAGAGCTTCCTGAGGAAGTACCGGAAAATCCTCTCGACGGCAGCATCGGGCATCGGCCTGGCTGCGGGAATGGCTGCGTCTTTCCTGGGACTGCCGTGGTACGTGCCGACGCTGTGCTTCGCCTTCGCTATTGTCACAGGCGGCTTCTATATCTTCAGAAGCGCGCTGTACTCGTTGAAATCGCTTACGCCGGACATGAACCTGCTGATGACGCTCGCCGTAGCAGGGGCCATCCTGATCAACCAGTGGGAAGAAGGCGCCGCAGTCATCTTCCTGTTCTCGGTAGGGTCTGCGCTGCAATCGTACACCCTGGACCGGACGAGGAACTCGATCAAGTCGCTGATCAACCTCGCCCCCGCGGAAGCGTCTGTCCTCGTCGACGGAAAGGAACGGAAAGTCCCGGTGCGGTCGATCGTGCCCGGCGACATACTGATCATCAGGCCCGGCGAGCGCATCGCAATGGACGGCACTGTAGTAGATGGCGTCTCCTCGGTCAACCAGGCGCCCATCACCGGGGAATCGATCCCGGTGGAGAAAAGGAAGGGCAGCCCGGTATACGCGGGCACCATGAACGAGCGGGGCACGCTGGAAGTCGAAGTGACGACGCTGTTCGAAGAGAACACCCTGTCGAAGATCATCCACATGGTCGAGGAAGCCCAGAGCCGCAAAGCCCCGGCGCAGGAGTTCGTGGACAGGTTCGCAAAATATTATACACCCGCAGTCATCCTGGTTGCAGCCGCCATCGCGACCATCCCCCCGCTCTTCGGGATGCCGTTCGATACCTGGTTCTACAGGGCGCTGGTGCTGCTGGTCATCGCCTGCCCGTGTGCGCTGGTTATCTCGACGCCCGTCTCAATTGTAGCCGCAATCGGCAACGCTTCGAGGCACGGCGTCCTCATCAAGGGCGGCACATACCTTGAAGAGTGCAGCCGCATCAAGGCCATCGCCTTTGACAAAACAGGCACTCTTACCGAGGGCAGGCCCGAAGTCACGGACGTAGTCACCTATGGCTGCAGCAGAGAGGAGGCCATCCACCTCGCCGCATCCATAGAGGACAGGTCTGAGCATCCGCTGGCGGCCGCCATCATGCGGGCCAACGGGAACAACGGAGTGCTTAAGGCAGAGTCGTTCGAGGCCGTGCCCGGGGCGGGAATCACGGCGACAGTGAACGGAGTCCGGTATAGCATAGGCAGCGCCCGCATGTTCGAGAAACTGGGCGGCGAGGTGCAGGAAGCTATCGCAGCCTTTGAGGCTGCGGGTAAGACCCCGGTCATCCTGGGCGGGCCCCAGGGTATCCTCGCGGTCTTCGCCATCATGGACAGAGTCAGAGAGGAAAGCCCTGCTGCCCTTAAAGCGCTGCACGACGCCAGAGTCCCCCACCTGGTCATGCTCACCGGAGACGGAGAGCAGGCGGCCAGGGCCATCGCCCGCCAGACCGGCGTAGACGAGTACTATGCAGGCCTACTACCGGAAGCGAAAGTGAGCCAGATCACCCGGCTCAGGCAAAAGTACGGGCACGTGGCGATGGTGGGCGACGGCGTCAACGATGCCCCCGCCCTCGCAGAGGCATCCATCGGCATAGCGATGGGCGCGACAGGCTCGGACACGGCCATCGAGACCGCGGACATCGCCCTGATGTCCAACGACCTCTCGAAGCTGTCGTACCTGGTCAAGCTTGGCCGCCGGATGATGAGCGTCATCAAGCAGAACGTGACCTTCTCGCTGGTGGTCAAGCTGCTCTTCATCGGGCTGACCCTGGCAGGCTTCTCCAACCTCTGGATGGCCGTGTTTGCCGACACCGGGGCGGCGATCATAGTGATCCTGAACGGGATGAGATTACTGCGGTAA
- a CDS encoding nitroreductase family protein, producing the protein MDVFKAIETRRSIRKYKDQPIPEDLLWRILEAARLAPSASNRQPWAMVVVRDKEQKKLTAKACSNMEHVAGCAVFIACFSNPGDKWYQVDAAIAMENVSLAAWEAGIGSCWIGYFDDDYMKSVLHIPQDDKIVVCMTLGYPDEAPDARPRKDLADLVYREKYVPRSGSPPF; encoded by the coding sequence ATGGACGTTTTCAAGGCGATCGAGACCCGGAGGAGCATCAGGAAGTACAAGGACCAGCCGATCCCCGAGGATCTGCTGTGGCGGATACTTGAGGCGGCGAGGCTGGCGCCGTCTGCGTCGAACCGGCAGCCCTGGGCGATGGTAGTAGTCAGGGATAAGGAGCAGAAAAAGCTGACGGCCAAAGCCTGCAGCAACATGGAACACGTGGCCGGCTGTGCCGTGTTTATTGCGTGCTTCAGTAATCCGGGGGATAAGTGGTACCAGGTGGATGCGGCGATCGCTATGGAGAATGTATCGCTCGCCGCATGGGAAGCGGGCATCGGCTCGTGCTGGATCGGGTACTTCGACGATGACTACATGAAGTCAGTGCTCCACATACCGCAGGACGATAAGATCGTGGTCTGTATGACTTTGGGATATCCTGACGAGGCCCCTGACGCGAGGCCCAGAAAAGATCTGGCAGACCTGGTGTACCGGGAAAAATACGTGCCTCGCTCCGGCTCGCCCCCATTCTAA